DNA sequence from the Centropristis striata isolate RG_2023a ecotype Rhode Island chromosome 17, C.striata_1.0, whole genome shotgun sequence genome:
CTGGTCGCCGCGTCTTTCAGCTGCTGAGCGAACACGAACGGCCGATCAGCAGGTCCCAGCTTGGCCCCCCGGAACCTGCGGTGCTGGTCTTCTGACAAAAACCCCAAACGGTCAAGGACTGCTCGCTTGATCTCTCTGTATTGGCCTCTGGAGGGTCCAGGCAGGCCGAGTGCCCCCGTTTGTGTGTCCCCTGACAGTAAAGGAAGCAGCCGCACCGCCCACTCCTCCTCTGGCCAGTTGTACGCCATCGCAGTTGCCTCAAACATCTCCAAAAAAGTCTGCGGATCATCATGCGCTGCCATCTTATGGAGCGTGAGGGGGCTGATTACACTGCCCCTGCCCGCCTCATCATCACCTCCAGCAGCTCGGCCTGACTCTCCGCCTAGAACTGGAGTGCCGTCAGCTGCTGCCTGTTGAGCGCAGCCTGGTCAGGCTCATTGCACTAACCTCCGCCAACATCAGTGCCAGCGTGGTCACTGGTTGCTGTGACCCTGTCATcctcttttcctttttactGCTGAAGCACGTTGGGCACCAATGTGGTGTTCTCTGATGCCACCGTGGGTTCTTTGATGAGTGCGGAGATGAtctatgtatattttattgaatGACAACACATAAAATTACATGAAGCTGCTCACAGGCATCTCCAGGATTCACGCTGCCGGCATTTGTGTCCCAGTCTCCATGTTGTCAACAGTCTCTCTCCCAGGTCCAGCACGCTACTGTGTTAAAAAGGAGAGAGTGATGGGGGCGTCCATTAAGTGGTTTTACCACCAttactggtagagcgcgtaccattaaggctgagtccttgctgcggcggaccgggttcgaatccggcctgaggtccctttgccgcatgtcctcccctctgtctccccctttctacctatcactttcaataaagcaaaaaatgccaaaaaaattgTCTTTAAGACTCAGGTGTGTCAATCACTCTCACCAGTCTCCTGAGCCCTCTCCacacctctctcctgcagctgatgcGCCACGCCCCCTCCACAATAACAAAGTGTCACTGCAGAATTTTGAGTGAGTGTCTCGGCAGCTAAAGAGGAGAGGGATGGATTCTGATATCTGTCGGATCCAAAGCAACTTTGGATAAACTTTTAATAAGTGCATTCATCCAACTGCTATAAGTGCAAGTATCTTGCAAGTACACCAACTTCATCATATATGCTGATCTAATTCAAGTCATGCATTTCAagacaataagagacagaggaagGTACAGTTCATAAGCTGCACAGGAAGAGGAAGTTCTCAGCCACAAACTCAACTCGTACTTCAGTTTGAGGCTCAGTCTGCAGCGAGACATCATGGAGGCCACAGCTCTCTGCTTCAGACTGTGTGAGTACTCACTCTCGGGTTTTCTtctatttatatacattttagatTCTTTATATCAAACCATTTTTGTCTAATATCCAATTTCTCTATTGTTTATCCAGTGATGCTTGAATTCACCCTGCTGAACAGTTATACTCTGAAAAGTGGTAcgtgacagaaacagaaaacccTTTGCATCAATATTTCCATCTAAAGGCTGAAAGACAACTTAAACCTGTTCTAGTCTCTGTGATGTTGTTTAGCTTCCTACAGGTTTGCTTAATGTTTTGAAGGTCTATTTTGAAACAGATGTCCTTGTTGCTAGTGAACACCAGAGTacatttgctactttaatctgTCACAAAGTATTTTTGCTGATTGTATTTCATCAGTAAAAGACGTATTGTTTCAGTTCTGAATGTTTTTTGGGACCATCTCTGTCTTGGTTTCAGATGCAGCTTCTCTTCGTATCACTCCCAACAGACTGCAACACTTTAAGTTGGACTCTGTGACTTTTGAGTGTGTCGGGTCTGATGCCTCAACTAACCTGAGAGTCATGAAAACTAAAGCTTGTGATCCTGATTGTGATAAGACATACACAGGATCCTCCAGCACCATTGAGAGAGTCTATCCATCAGATATTGGAGAGTACTGGTGtgagactggaggaggagagagaagctACAGCGCCAACATCACCGTCACTGGTACGTTTATTGTGTTTCTAAAGTCACtacagattcattttaaaagctgttttctCATCCAGTTTGACTTTCAGCTGATAAAACTTGTCATTCTTATGTCAACAAGTTCAAGATAATCAGTTTTAGActgttaatttttcattaacagACATTTTATTCAATCAATGTTTTAACTGATTAGTACAAATTGTTTtgggactttttttaaaacgtGCAAGATCACAATCACATTAacaaatggtttttttttagtattgtgaGTAACTCtaggtttttacaaaagatagtttggctataattttagtttttcaaCATTGTTCAGCTGGTCCTGTGATCCTGGAGAGTCCTGTCCTCCCTGTGATGGAGGGAGACTCTgtgactctgagctgcagaaacaagACGACTTCTACCAACCTCCCAGCTGATTTCTTCAAAGATGGCCGCCTCATCATGAAGAGCAGTTCTGCAGAGACGACCATTAAAAATATCTCCAAGTCTGATGAAGGACTCTACAGGTGCAGCATCAGTGGAGTTGGAGAATCAGCAGAGAGCTGGCTGGCTGTCAGAGGTGAGACACTGcactgtttaaaataaaagtggCTAAAGTTACATTACATTCTTAATCTGCTGGTGTCTGGTTTCAAACCTCTCTGTACATGTTCACAGTTGCACATTCTCACAATGCAAAGGTGAAGAAAcctcagagacactgactgCTATCTTGCTATTTTTAAAAGGCGACCAGAGCGGTTATTCAgggtgtcttgtgtgtttttttcagactCCCCTGATCATTTCTGCCTCTCCCACACAAACCATGTGAGAACGTGTCTGTCTGCTGAAGAGGCATCCAGGAAGCTCTGCAAAAGCAACAATGGTTTGTACAGTTTCATAGCTTAAAAGTTGTGACTTGAATAATCCAAATCAACATATGACAAATGTTCCAAACAGACTAACACTTaacttaatatttattattaatgaagCCATTTTAGGAGATTATAGGAtgcatttttgttgtggtttgatgaATGAGGAGAACAAGAGGAGAGGTTCAGTTCTATGCACATTTAATCCACATGACGTCAGATTCAGTTCTGACttcagaatgaatgaaaaggttACAGAGACTGAAACTTCTTATATAGTCGTCATGGTGACATGGTGCCAGTTATTCTGGTAAACTGCAGGTTGCTTAACGTTGTGCTAACATGGTAAAGTTGTAAACAGACGTAAtatatgtgttcatgtgtgatcAGCCTGTCATTATCTCACTCCAGTGGTCAGAGGCGAAACAAGTCTTGTTCCTCAAATTCACACATTCCTCAGTATAAGTTTATGCAGAATTACAAACAAATCCATCCTAACAGGATAAATAAGATTAAGATGGGACAGCCGATATCAAAGTTCCCATCAAACTccaacaaactgagaaaaatctGTTGTACTACACTGTCTTACTGCTACACATTTGTTAACCAGGTGAACCCTTGATCCTGGAGAGTCCTGTCCTGCCTGTGAAAGAAGGAATCAATgtgactctgagctgcaggaAGAAGTCGACTCTGTCCAACCTCCCAGCTGATTTCTACAAAGATGGCCTcctcatcagcagcagctctacaGGAGAGTTCACCATCTACAGTGTTTCTGAATCTGATGAAGGACTCTACAAGTGCAGCATCTCTGATGGTGGAGAGTCAGCAGAGAGCTGGCTGGCTGTCAGAGGTGAGACACTGCACTGTTTACAATATTAAAATAGCCAAATTTAAGTTTAGCACGCCCTCAGATATAAATACTGTCACTGTGTTGTGACTGATGTGTTCTGTTGTCTTTGCAGCTCTTCACAGAGAGACTTGTCCCTCCTGGGATCACTCCATttatcttctcctcctcttgagGACGGTGTTCACCATAGTGATggtggctctgctgctgctgctggtgggacTGCTTCACTGTGGGAAACTCACAGTTACACAGAAATGTACTCATGCAAACAGGTGAAAGGTAGTTTGGTCATCAAgataatgaagcagagaacatCCCATCATGCTTTAAGTTTGGTAGAGCAGGAGAAAAAacttaactttaactttttagCAACTGCTTTTTTACTACTTTACATGTAAAGCTGTTCACCCGATGTGTTTACATTGGGTTTCTAACTGTTAGCAGTTAATcatctttgtgttttgtttttaaaagacgAGCTGTCAGTTTCTTCAGtgtatgtttttctgtgttttattttagacCTTAAAGATGCTCGGGATAATTTTAGACGCAAACAATGTGAGAAAAAGTTTGTATGTACAGTCTATAGAAAAAGAAAGTTCGAGTGATACGAAATGAAGCCAGTTCTTCTAAATGAGCCGAGCCAAAAGAGCTGCATCTTTTATCAGAGCTGGACCTCCTTTACTATGAAAGAACAGCTTGTAAACTGGTGTCTTGAGTTATGAATATTAGTAAATATATTGACAGGATACCAAGTCAGTTCAACCATCTGCTGTGTTACTGAATCACCATTTTGTTCCGTCCGTCAGTTTAAAAATAGCACTATAATGATTGAAGAATAAAATAGACTGGTGGACATGTTAAACTTTACACCTGTTTGCATGTGGATAGCTGACCTGCAGATGTTGAACTGGCTCTGCAGTAAAAGGACTTTAGTTGGTGATGTCTAGAACTCAAACGTAGTCTCAGTTGATGGAAGATGTTGTCCTGATGTAAAACTTTTTAAGATGTCAGTCATATTATTTCCACAGAGAACATTCCTCCTGATGCAAATGTATAATATTctctacataaaaaaatacaaaaaaaaatacataaaaaattatCTACAGTGtgactgtgttgttttatttcttgtgcAGCAAAATGGACAACAACTGTATTTCACTGTGACTCTGTGATGTACGGTGACAATAAAATGAACCATGAATCTTTAGATCACTAACCAGAGCCATGATTTCTGAAACTTTTTCGAACTTCTAACTTGACTTTTGCTGCTGTGAAGTTCTTGACTATTTTACCTGATTACACTAATTTATGAATTTCACTCTTCCTACAAATAAAATTCATTTAAATTTATTGTGATTTATAATCAGCTTTTGTTGACACAACATTCCACAACGGTGATCAATGTTCACAACTTAATTAAATGGATTAATAGATTAATTTTTTAGTATTTAAGGAACTGAGGAAAAAGCTAGAAAAACAATCagcacatttgtttatttgaagaaaactATGTAACTATAAAATAGATTGAGTGAGACAAATTATTTTGTAAAGCATCAAATAATACACAGTTagttaaaaatgcaaaatcatatttttatttatattatataaagttGTACtgcagaagaaataaaaataataaatataaaagagaaaaagagctgaacatcagcattaaaaataaaagtctgtatttttcatgaaaagagTTCCTGAGATGCATTAGTTCACTGTTTGATTCAGACTTCCACCCCTCCCCCTTTCTTCATAGCagttcaatatttttcattCCAGAATTATATTTTGCAtcaacaattaattaattaatttattcattcattcattgtgtAGTTATGCAGTTGAAAGGAGGAatatgctcattaaaaaaagcatgaatttaGGTTAGTTATTGTCTTCTTTCATGACCGATATTGTTGATCTTGAATGTTTCCGGTTTCAGAGAAGAGTGTGACTGTGGAGGGGGCgtggtgcatcagctgcaggagagaggtgtGGAGAGGGCTCAGGAGAGCAGCGCCGGGTGAGAGTGATTAACACAACTGCAGAGCATTAGCTAATCACTCTCTCCCTTTTAAAAACAGGGAGACCTGGGAGGAAGGATGACTGGAGGACACACACTCTGGACCAGACAGGCTGACAGAGCACGGCAGCATAAAGCCTGTGAACGGCTCTGTAATCTGGTTGTAAACGGCCTTTAATAAAAGTAAACCTGAACTGTGATTGTACTCTGTGTCCTACCTGCTGAGGGAACTCACGGTGGCTCAAACTATGCCACATTGGCGCCTGAACAGGGACTCAGAAGGTAGAGATGTCGGATCCACAAATGCCAGTGACCGCGCTGGCGCAGATGCTGGCGGAGGTTGCAGCTATGAGCCGGGACCAGGCAGCGCTCAACAGGCAACAACTGCTGGAGACCGTGGTTTTGGAGCAGCTTGTGGAGGGGCTCCCAACGGCCACCTCGGACTGGGTGCGCTGCCACCGCCCGGCAGATCTGGCGGCTGCCATAACCCTGGCGGAGGACCATTTGGCTGTTCTCTCCTGGGGCCGGGCACATGAGGGTCGGCCAGCCTCTCCCATCCGTCCCATACCGGCGCCCCGCAGGAGACCGGTGCCGGGTCCCCAGCTCTCCACACTCGCTAGACCCTCTCCTCACCCGCACACTAatcctccctctcttttctaTCCTTCCCAGGCTCCAGCTGCTATGGGTGCTGCTCTGGACCCACAGAGGGTTCCTCAGGTGGCAGGGCAGGAGTGCTGGAGGTGTGGACAACCCGGACACTTCCGCCGAGAGTGTCCACTCATGGAGGTCGGTCAAGTGGTCAGGGTTGTCGGACCTCCAGCACCCTCCCCCGGTCTAGGAGGGACGTACAGCGTTCCGGTAAGGATCCAGGGTGGTACACATCAGGCGATGGTGGACTAAGGCTGCACGTAGTCCATAGTTCACCAGAATCtgatttgacccggggcattgATGGAGGCGGGCTGGGCGGATATCAGGTTTGTGCATGGGGACATCCACAGATACCCTGTAGTACCAGTGGAAATTCAGTTTAAGGGAAAAAAGCATAGTGTGCAGGCTGCGGTTAGTTCCCGCCTGACGCACCCCCTGATTCTGGGTACTGATTGGCCGGGGTTTGACAGATTAGTGGGACAGTGTGTGGGGGTGTGTTCACGACCGACAGGGACATGGGATATGTGCGCTGTGCTCAGTGGTGACGCGAGGTTGTCCGACACTGCAGACGGGGAGTGGGAGCCGGCGGTGCCTCCACCAGAGGCTCCGCAGGTGCCCGTGTTTGCCTCCATGGAAGATTTTCCACTCGAGCAGTCTCGTGATGATACTCTACGCTTTGCCTTCGACCAGGTGATGAAAATTGATGGTCACATGGTGCGCCCTGATGCAGCGTTAACGTATCCCCACTTCTCACTGCGCAGGGACAGATTATACAGAGTGAGTAGTGACACTCAGACAAATGACATAATTACCCAGTTGTTGGTACCAAAAAGCCGCCGGGAAATGGTTTTCCAGGCGGCTCATTTTAACCCGATGAAAAGATACTGAACCGTGTAATGGCCCAATTCTATTGGCCAGGCATTCGGGCAGACGTGGGCCGCTGGTGCGCGCCTTTCCCTGAATGCCAGTTGGTTAACCAACCGGCCGTCCCGAGAGCGCCCTTGCGCTCATTACCACTGATTGACATCCCATTTGAACATATTGGGATGGATCTCATCGGGCCATTTCACCGGAGCACACGGGGATGTCGCTTTGTGTTAGTTCTTGTGGATTGCGCAACGCGATATCCAGAGGCAGTGCCGCTGCGCACCATCTCTGCAAAGAGTGTGGCGCAGGCACTGTTTCAAGTTATCTCCCGAGTCGGGATCCCGAAAGAGATCCTGACTGACCAAGGCACCCAGTTTATGTCACAAACACTGAGAGAACTGATACGGATTATTGGGCATCAAGTCTATTCGAACCAGTGTTTACCACCCGCAAACTGATGGCCTCGTTGAGCGCCTGAATAAGACTTTGAAGTCCATGATCCGTAAGTTTGTGCACGATGATAGTCCTAATTGGGATAAGTGGCTAGATCCTCTGCTGTTTGCAGTGCGCGAGGTACCCCAGGCCTCCACGGGATTTTCTCCCTTTGAACTGCTGTTTGGCAGGAAACCACGTGGGGTTTTGGACCTGGTTAAAGAAAGCTGGGAGGAAGGTCCAAGCCCCAGTGAAAATGAAGTGCAATACGTCCTGGACCTGAGAGCAAAACTCCACACACTGGGGCGGTTATCATGTGAGAATTTGCTCCGGGCCCAGGAACGTCAGCAGCGGTTGTACAACAGAGGATCTAAGCTAAGACAATTTTCACCGggagataaagtgcttgtattaCTCCCATCTTCCACCTCCAAATTACTCGCCAAGTGGCAAGGACCCTTTGTGGTCACACGACGAGTGGGTGATGTCGATTATGAGCTTGTACGATCTGACAGGGGAGGGGCTACGCAGATTTATCACCTCAACCTCCTAAAAGCATGGAGAGAGGCTGAGTCTGTTTCCCTGGTGACGGCAATTACAGAGAGTGATGAGTTGGGGCCTGAGGTTCCAAAATCGGCCAATCCTGCCTCGCTCCTTTGTGAAAACCATCTCTCACTGTCCCAGAGAACAGATATTGCCAGGTTGCAACAGAGTTACGCTGACGTGTTCTCCCCCCTGCCAGGACGCACAAGTCTTATTCAACACAACGTTGAGACTCACCCGGGCGTGACGGTGCGTTCACGGCCCTATCGGTTACCTGAACACAAGAGAAAAGTGGTTCAGGCAGAATTGAAAGCGATGCTGGAGATGGGGGTAATAGAAGAGTCCAACAATGCCTGGTGTAGCCCCATCGTTCTTGTAAGCAAGAAGGATGGGTCCATCCGGTTCTGTGTGGACTATCGCAGGGTGAATGATGTTTCACGGTTTGATGCCTATCCAATGCCCCGGGTCG
Encoded proteins:
- the LOC131989350 gene encoding low affinity immunoglobulin gamma Fc region receptor II-like, which codes for MEATALCFRLLMLEFTLLNSYTLKSDAASLRITPNRLQHFKLDSVTFECVGSDASTNLRVMKTKACDPDCDKTYTGSSSTIERVYPSDIGEYWCETGGGERSYSANITVTAGPVILESPVLPVMEGDSVTLSCRNKTTSTNLPADFFKDGRLIMKSSSAETTIKNISKSDEGLYRCSISGVGESAESWLAVRGEPLILESPVLPVKEGINVTLSCRKKSTLSNLPADFYKDGLLISSSSTGEFTIYSVSESDEGLYKCSISDGGESAESWLAVRALHRETCPSWDHSIYLLLLLRTVFTIVMVALLLLLVGLLHCGKLTVTQKCTHANREECDCGGGVVHQLQERGVERAQESSAG